One genomic window of Ruminococcus gauvreauii includes the following:
- a CDS encoding M15 family metallopeptidase, whose amino-acid sequence MNSYARLINREHRLSETYVPKDLTEAIFPFCAPRGDSKKLMRKEAADWAALLFAQARWEGIQLYGVSGYRSYARQKEIYDERIAELKDPEDNLFIAPPGASEHQSGLALDVSCESISYDLTDEFARTREGKWLAKNAALFGFILRYPACKTEITGYAWEPWHIRYVTRSLALYLTLTGLTLEEFYLM is encoded by the coding sequence ATGAATTCCTATGCCCGTCTCATCAACCGTGAACACCGTTTATCAGAAACCTACGTACCAAAAGACCTGACGGAAGCCATCTTCCCATTCTGCGCCCCCCGGGGGGACAGCAAAAAGCTGATGCGCAAAGAGGCCGCCGACTGGGCCGCCCTTCTCTTTGCTCAGGCGAGGTGGGAAGGGATTCAGCTGTACGGCGTTTCCGGCTACCGATCGTATGCACGCCAGAAAGAAATCTACGACGAGAGAATTGCCGAACTTAAAGATCCGGAAGACAATCTGTTCATCGCACCCCCCGGGGCCAGTGAACATCAGAGCGGACTGGCCCTCGACGTTTCATGCGAAAGCATCAGCTATGATCTGACCGACGAGTTCGCACGCACCAGGGAGGGAAAATGGCTTGCCAAAAACGCCGCCCTTTTTGGTTTTATCCTGCGCTATCCCGCCTGCAAAACGGAAATAACCGGATACGCCTGGGAACCCTGGCATATCCGGTACGTGACACGTTCGCTGGCTCTTTACCTCACGCTGACTGGCCTGACACTCGAAGAGTTTTATCTGATGTAG
- a CDS encoding MATE family efflux transporter, protein MTHAKQIQEGNHEIIKTENPLGTQPVGKLLITFSVPAIISCLINSIYNIVDQIFIGQGIGYLGNAATTVAFPIMTLLLAFGTLIGSGSSAYAAIRLGEKKDDEAEKTLNNAFIFTILISIVLMAAGLIFLRPILKVFGATETVMPYAVDYTSIILLGTPFNMVSIVLSNLARTDGHPRLSMYGMLIGAGLNTILDPIYIFVFHWGVKGAAVATITSQIISAIILSVYFIRSSRNPLHMRIRRKQMRLKGKLIGSFLALGISSGITQSVACIMQVVMNNSLVYYGDKSPIGGDVALSAMGIVMKIAMIMGAFGIGVGIGAQPILGYNRGAGKYRRIKETYIWAAAAATVLIFLGWIVCQTKPEAIIGLFGRENQEFTDFAVRCLRTYLFSIFCAGFQIVSTNYFQATGQPLKASLLSMLRQLLLLIPLILILPLFMGLNGILYSAPVADVASAVIVALFIIPEMRKLNNQIKK, encoded by the coding sequence ATGACACATGCAAAACAAATACAGGAAGGCAATCATGAAATAATAAAGACGGAAAATCCACTGGGGACACAGCCGGTGGGGAAATTACTTATTACCTTTTCGGTGCCGGCCATCATCTCATGTCTGATCAATTCCATCTATAATATTGTAGACCAGATATTTATCGGACAGGGGATTGGATACCTGGGAAATGCCGCGACAACGGTGGCATTTCCCATCATGACGCTTCTGCTTGCCTTTGGGACGCTGATCGGCTCAGGGAGCAGTGCCTATGCGGCGATCCGGCTGGGCGAGAAAAAGGATGACGAGGCGGAAAAGACATTAAACAACGCGTTCATTTTTACCATACTGATCAGCATTGTCCTGATGGCAGCCGGGCTTATCTTCCTGCGGCCAATCTTAAAGGTATTCGGTGCAACCGAGACGGTCATGCCTTATGCAGTTGATTATACATCGATCATACTGCTGGGGACGCCGTTCAACATGGTCAGTATCGTGCTTTCGAATCTGGCGAGAACGGACGGACATCCCAGACTTTCCATGTATGGCATGCTCATCGGGGCAGGCCTGAATACGATTCTTGATCCCATCTATATTTTTGTATTCCACTGGGGGGTAAAGGGAGCTGCGGTCGCGACGATCACCTCGCAGATTATTTCAGCAATCATCCTGAGCGTTTACTTTATACGTTCATCCAGGAATCCTCTCCATATGAGAATTCGCAGGAAGCAGATGCGCCTGAAAGGAAAACTGATCGGGAGTTTTCTGGCACTCGGAATATCCTCCGGAATCACGCAGTCTGTTGCCTGCATCATGCAGGTGGTAATGAACAATTCACTTGTATATTACGGTGATAAAAGTCCGATCGGCGGAGATGTGGCACTTAGCGCCATGGGTATCGTAATGAAGATTGCCATGATCATGGGAGCGTTTGGAATCGGGGTCGGAATCGGTGCACAGCCGATTCTGGGTTATAACCGGGGTGCCGGAAAATACCGCAGGATCAAAGAGACATACATATGGGCCGCGGCAGCTGCTACGGTTTTGATCTTTCTGGGGTGGATTGTCTGCCAGACGAAACCGGAGGCAATCATCGGTCTCTTCGGCAGAGAGAACCAGGAGTTTACCGACTTTGCGGTCAGGTGCCTCAGAACTTATCTGTTCAGTATCTTCTGCGCGGGCTTTCAGATCGTATCCACCAATTATTTTCAGGCGACAGGGCAGCCGCTAAAGGCATCGCTGCTCTCTATGCTGCGCCAGCTGCTGCTGCTGATACCGCTGATACTTATTCTGCCGCTCTTTATGGGGCTGAATGGAATACTGTATTCTGCCCCTGTGGCGGATGTTGCGTCTGCGGTTATCGTTGCACTTTTTATTATTCCTGAAATGCGAAAACTGAACAATCAGATTAAAAAATAA
- a CDS encoding heavy metal translocating P-type ATPase yields MSKMLWKTMWFPALTASLILAAALLDFVLHVPFPVPFSVVALTLAGGYVCWSTVTAVISLRKVTAGVLVVLALIGTICVGEYLSGAIVSFMMIFGEALEELTMERTKNAVRDLISLVPPVCRKYIDKEYREVSIKTVRPGDVLKVIPGERIPVDGVIIKGQASVNEASITGESLPVDKTVNDTVYVGALNENGVIEIKTVKIGSDTVLGKIIGTVREAQENKGDTQRIADTFAKYFLPVILVICAVVGIVTRDLMRVMTILVIACPCALVLATPTAVIASVGNAAKRGIILKGGSAIERCAEITAVCLDKTGTLTKGRPRVVSFVSWGYEQETLQALGIAEKNSQHPIAGAVRDYLTTVKKTDLSGLADGEFELLFGRGVRVSLPGAVYEVSNRKVLDDCDPDGGKAEEFLDREEKLGRTAMLIVCGRRILGGISVADTLRESVPETIQALRKMGIGRIVMLTGDNEATAREICSQAGITEYHAGLLPDEKLQYLEELQKQGEKVAMVGDGINDAPALALADVGIAMGAAGTDVAVETADIAFMADNIEAFPFTLALSRRTAHIIRQNIIVFACIVNVCGVLLSGLGFLNPVVGALIHNASSIFVVLNSSRMLSWRLPTSDKTLRVSGQSA; encoded by the coding sequence ATGAGTAAAATGTTATGGAAGACCATGTGGTTTCCGGCGCTGACGGCGTCTTTGATTCTTGCTGCAGCGCTCTTGGACTTCGTACTGCATGTGCCGTTTCCGGTGCCGTTTTCTGTCGTTGCGCTAACCCTGGCGGGGGGATATGTCTGCTGGTCGACCGTGACCGCTGTGATATCACTGAGGAAGGTTACCGCAGGCGTTCTCGTTGTGCTTGCCCTCATTGGCACGATATGCGTAGGCGAGTATCTGTCGGGTGCGATCGTATCTTTCATGATGATCTTTGGGGAGGCACTGGAAGAGCTGACGATGGAACGCACAAAAAATGCGGTCAGAGATCTGATATCACTGGTTCCGCCCGTCTGCAGAAAGTACATAGATAAGGAGTATCGGGAAGTATCGATCAAAACAGTCCGCCCGGGAGATGTCCTGAAGGTGATTCCGGGAGAACGGATACCCGTAGACGGAGTCATCATAAAGGGGCAGGCTTCCGTCAATGAAGCGTCTATAACCGGAGAGAGCCTGCCGGTAGATAAAACCGTGAACGACACGGTGTATGTAGGAGCGCTGAATGAAAACGGCGTCATCGAAATAAAGACGGTTAAGATCGGAAGCGACACGGTTCTGGGTAAGATCATCGGCACGGTGCGGGAAGCACAGGAGAATAAAGGTGACACACAGAGAATTGCCGACACATTTGCAAAATATTTTCTGCCGGTGATACTGGTAATATGCGCGGTAGTAGGGATTGTCACCAGGGATCTTATGCGGGTGATGACGATTCTTGTGATCGCATGTCCGTGTGCGCTGGTTCTTGCGACGCCTACGGCAGTGATCGCCAGTGTGGGAAATGCTGCAAAGCGCGGAATTATCCTGAAGGGCGGCAGCGCTATTGAACGCTGTGCTGAAATTACGGCAGTCTGTCTTGACAAGACGGGCACGCTGACAAAGGGCAGGCCGCGAGTGGTATCCTTTGTGTCATGGGGGTACGAACAGGAGACGCTGCAGGCACTTGGGATTGCTGAGAAAAACTCACAGCATCCGATAGCGGGTGCCGTCAGAGACTATTTAACAACGGTAAAAAAGACGGATCTGTCCGGGCTTGCCGACGGCGAATTCGAACTGCTTTTTGGCAGGGGAGTCCGGGTTAGCCTGCCGGGAGCAGTCTATGAGGTATCTAATCGGAAAGTCCTCGACGACTGTGATCCGGATGGTGGAAAAGCAGAGGAGTTTCTGGATCGGGAAGAAAAACTTGGAAGGACAGCCATGCTGATCGTCTGTGGACGAAGAATACTGGGCGGAATTTCTGTGGCGGATACACTGAGAGAATCTGTCCCGGAGACAATCCAGGCGCTGCGGAAGATGGGAATCGGCCGGATCGTGATGCTGACGGGGGATAACGAAGCCACTGCCAGAGAAATATGCAGTCAGGCTGGCATCACAGAATATCATGCAGGCCTTTTGCCCGATGAGAAGCTGCAATACCTGGAGGAACTTCAAAAACAGGGAGAGAAAGTGGCAATGGTCGGAGACGGAATTAATGACGCTCCGGCGCTTGCACTTGCCGATGTGGGCATTGCAATGGGAGCTGCCGGAACAGACGTGGCGGTAGAAACGGCCGATATCGCTTTTATGGCTGACAATATAGAGGCGTTTCCATTTACGCTTGCGCTTTCAAGACGGACCGCGCATATTATCCGGCAGAACATCATTGTATTTGCCTGTATTGTCAATGTATGCGGCGTACTGCTGTCGGGTCTGGGGTTTCTGAATCCGGTTGTCGGTGCGCTGATCCACAATGCATCTTCTATATTTGTAGTGTTGAATTCATCGCGTATGCTGAGCTGGCGCCTGCCTACATCAGATAAAACTCTTCGAGTGTCAGGCCAGTCAGCGTGA
- a CDS encoding stage V sporulation T C-terminal domain-containing protein yields the protein MKATGIVRRIDDLGRVVVPKEIRRTLRIREGEPMEIFTGREGEIVLKKYSPIGELSKYAREFADAISFVTGCLACISDHDQIVAASGPDQKEYNQKAISPELEKMIANRESAQIEGNGDKHIRFVESQDENHMSAVIQPIISAGDAIGSVIIASGKKEIGDAEKKMAQMAAVFLGKQMEN from the coding sequence ATGAAAGCAACGGGAATTGTACGCCGTATTGATGACTTGGGACGTGTGGTGGTGCCGAAAGAAATCCGAAGGACACTTCGCATCCGGGAAGGGGAACCCATGGAAATCTTTACCGGACGGGAAGGTGAGATTGTCCTGAAAAAGTATTCACCGATTGGGGAGCTGAGTAAATATGCCAGAGAATTTGCTGATGCAATTTCTTTTGTAACGGGATGCCTTGCCTGTATCTCAGATCATGACCAGATCGTGGCGGCCTCTGGACCTGACCAGAAGGAATATAATCAGAAAGCGATCAGTCCTGAGCTGGAGAAAATGATCGCAAACAGAGAAAGTGCGCAGATTGAAGGGAACGGTGATAAACACATCCGTTTTGTAGAATCACAGGATGAAAATCATATGTCAGCAGTTATTCAGCCGATCATCAGTGCCGGTGACGCCATCGGATCCGTTATCATTGCAAGCGGAAAAAAGGAGATAGGCGATGCGGAAAAGAAAATGGCACAGATGGCGGCTGTTTTTCTCGGTAAGCAGATGGAAAACTAA